One stretch of Candidatus Binatia bacterium DNA includes these proteins:
- a CDS encoding ABC transporter substrate-binding protein: MARIRASSLVIVLLYSYTVAGAQEKKLQPLNVSYSSISGTRIPLWTAKELRLFEKYGLDAAPIHIASGSATYSALIAGDVRIVSDTASAAVAAAARVPIAIFGGTGPIAYKLIAHPSIASIDGLKGKIVGSSFVGAGSDFLLRRLLLKLGLTPGKDVQIIPTGIGRSDLRIQLIFQGKIDATLGSADNITRLEIRGQKVTILGDLADWGVVTTGGDFASTRQFLKENRSQAKAFLMAISEATALARKNKEVTFKVLRAAMRIEDPLILESMHKNYVLGTIPAKPYPIEAAIQTAIDEVSLSNPQLKGRRPEEFLDMSILKEIEAEGFFERLYR, from the coding sequence ATGGCGCGAATACGAGCCTCTTCGTTGGTGATCGTACTCCTGTATTCCTATACGGTCGCTGGAGCGCAGGAAAAGAAGCTCCAGCCGCTGAACGTTTCCTACTCGTCGATTTCCGGCACCCGCATTCCTCTCTGGACCGCCAAGGAACTGCGGCTGTTTGAAAAGTACGGACTGGATGCCGCGCCGATCCACATCGCGTCCGGATCGGCTACCTACAGCGCGCTCATCGCCGGGGACGTCCGGATCGTCTCCGACACGGCTTCGGCGGCGGTGGCCGCGGCGGCGCGCGTGCCGATCGCCATATTCGGCGGCACCGGCCCCATCGCCTACAAGCTCATCGCCCATCCTTCGATCGCTTCCATCGACGGTCTCAAGGGAAAAATCGTCGGCAGCAGTTTTGTTGGCGCGGGCTCCGACTTTTTGCTGCGCCGCCTGCTTCTCAAGCTCGGGCTGACGCCGGGGAAAGACGTTCAGATCATCCCCACCGGCATCGGCAGGTCGGATTTGCGCATCCAACTCATCTTTCAGGGGAAGATCGACGCGACTCTCGGAAGCGCGGACAACATCACGCGGCTGGAAATCCGAGGACAGAAGGTCACGATTCTCGGCGATCTGGCGGACTGGGGCGTGGTCACGACCGGTGGCGATTTCGCCTCGACCAGACAATTTCTAAAGGAAAACCGTTCCCAGGCGAAAGCGTTTCTCATGGCCATCAGCGAAGCGACGGCGCTGGCGAGAAAGAACAAGGAGGTTACTTTCAAGGTGCTGCGCGCAGCCATGCGCATCGAAGATCCCCTGATCCTGGAGTCGATGCACAAAAACTACGTCCTGGGAACCATCCCGGCAAAACCCTATCCGATCGAGGCCGCGATCCAGACCGCGATCGATGAAGTGAGCCTCAGCAATCCGCAGCTAAAAGGCCGACGGCCTGAAGAGTTCCTGGATATGTCTATCCTGAAGGAGATCGAAGCCGAAGGTTTTTTCGAGCGCCTCTATCGCTGA
- a CDS encoding xanthine dehydrogenase family protein molybdopterin-binding subunit, producing the protein GIMKKQKIIGSSIPRAGSVEKVTGRAVYAVDVTLPGMLWGKVLRSPIAYGRIKRIDISKAMAIPGVKAVLTGRDVAGIKIGRQIYDMPVLADGVVRFAGEKVAAVAADTEETADHALGQIDVEYEEFSALLDPVEALASSAPLLHPEVLNYKGLPGKLAAPSNAFVQLSWTKGNIEEGFRRADFVIENTFQTQVVHQAYIEPHSCVVKSNESGGGEIWACSKVPFALRDQLATAFGIDAGKFLVHPCNIGGDFGGKGDFMDVPLAYVLSLKSGAPVKMVMDYEAEFIAGNPRHASLVKVKSGVSKDGRILAHRMEFVFDSGAYGAFKPIGYLFGAHEAAGPYRMENVLIEEKIVYTNKVPCGHMRAPGDPQGVFANESQMDLLAREVGMDPARFRKMNLMQDGDVSPVGRKIFHIRASETFGRLLKEAKFYSPKKRNVGRGLAIIQWLALGGECSVFIRIDDKGGVILSTAMLDQGAGAGTVLRQIVAEELEVPWQNIALETLDTAGAPVDTGVGASRSTRTYGNACYEAVINAKQELLRAAADCLGADHGGLKVSRGNISTNKKRKVSYAEIVTAKGAPIVVEGRYKNQEIPPQASICAQMAEVEVDPESGAIKLNRFFSAHSTGKVLNPLLHDGQIDGGVVMGMGYALTEEMLFADGKVTTAHFGDYKIPTVRDIPRLTKIVLETPVGSGPYNSMSIGETPIITVAPAIANAVHDAVGVRIKSLPLTAEKVLAGLNNKGKRR; encoded by the coding sequence ACGGAATCATGAAGAAACAAAAAATCATCGGGAGCTCGATTCCCAGAGCGGGAAGCGTGGAAAAGGTCACGGGGAGGGCGGTGTACGCGGTCGATGTGACTTTGCCAGGGATGTTGTGGGGCAAAGTGCTGCGCAGCCCGATCGCCTACGGCCGCATCAAACGGATCGATATCAGCAAGGCAATGGCGATTCCGGGAGTCAAGGCGGTGCTTACCGGCCGAGATGTTGCCGGGATCAAGATCGGCAGGCAGATCTACGATATGCCCGTGCTGGCGGACGGCGTGGTGCGTTTCGCGGGCGAGAAGGTGGCCGCAGTGGCGGCCGATACGGAAGAGACGGCTGACCATGCATTGGGTCAAATCGACGTCGAGTACGAGGAGTTTTCAGCCTTGCTCGACCCCGTCGAGGCCTTGGCTTCTTCGGCGCCTCTGCTTCACCCGGAAGTTTTGAATTATAAGGGGCTGCCGGGCAAGCTCGCGGCGCCCAGCAACGCCTTCGTCCAGTTGTCTTGGACAAAGGGAAACATCGAAGAAGGCTTTCGCCGAGCCGATTTCGTTATTGAGAATACGTTTCAAACCCAAGTGGTGCACCAGGCGTACATCGAGCCGCACTCGTGCGTGGTGAAGTCCAATGAGTCCGGTGGCGGCGAGATCTGGGCTTGCAGCAAGGTGCCGTTTGCGCTGCGGGATCAGTTGGCCACCGCCTTCGGCATCGATGCGGGAAAATTCTTGGTCCACCCCTGCAATATCGGCGGGGATTTTGGCGGCAAAGGCGACTTCATGGACGTTCCCCTTGCGTACGTTCTTTCCCTTAAAAGCGGCGCGCCCGTAAAAATGGTGATGGATTATGAAGCCGAGTTCATAGCGGGAAATCCTCGCCATGCCTCGCTGGTCAAGGTCAAGTCCGGCGTGTCCAAGGATGGACGCATCCTCGCGCACCGGATGGAATTCGTCTTTGATAGCGGCGCCTACGGCGCGTTTAAACCCATCGGCTATCTCTTCGGCGCCCACGAAGCGGCGGGTCCTTATAGAATGGAAAACGTGCTGATCGAGGAGAAGATCGTCTACACGAACAAGGTGCCGTGCGGTCACATGAGGGCTCCCGGAGATCCGCAGGGAGTCTTTGCCAACGAATCACAGATGGACTTGTTAGCGAGAGAAGTGGGGATGGATCCCGCGCGGTTCCGAAAAATGAATCTGATGCAGGACGGTGACGTGTCGCCCGTGGGCAGAAAAATTTTCCACATTAGAGCGAGCGAGACCTTCGGCAGGTTGCTAAAAGAGGCAAAATTTTACAGCCCCAAGAAACGCAATGTCGGGCGCGGGCTGGCGATCATCCAATGGCTAGCGCTTGGAGGCGAGTGTTCCGTTTTTATCCGCATCGATGACAAGGGAGGAGTGATCCTTTCCACCGCGATGCTGGATCAGGGGGCCGGCGCCGGCACGGTGCTCCGGCAGATTGTCGCCGAGGAACTCGAGGTCCCTTGGCAAAACATAGCGCTTGAGACTCTGGACACCGCAGGAGCGCCTGTCGATACGGGGGTTGGAGCGAGCCGATCGACAAGGACGTACGGCAATGCCTGTTACGAGGCGGTCATCAACGCAAAACAAGAGCTGCTCAGGGCGGCCGCGGATTGTCTGGGCGCGGACCACGGCGGCTTGAAAGTATCGCGGGGAAATATTTCCACGAACAAAAAGCGAAAAGTGTCTTACGCTGAAATCGTAACGGCCAAAGGCGCGCCGATCGTGGTCGAAGGGCGGTATAAAAATCAGGAGATTCCGCCCCAAGCGTCGATTTGCGCCCAGATGGCCGAAGTAGAGGTAGATCCCGAGAGTGGTGCAATAAAGCTAAACAGGTTTTTCTCGGCGCACAGCACCGGTAAAGTTCTCAATCCCCTTCTGCACGACGGCCAGATCGACGGAGGCGTGGTCATGGGGATGGGTTACGCTTTGACCGAAGAGATGCTCTTTGCCGACGGGAAAGTGACTACGGCCCATTTTGGCGATTACAAGATACCAACCGTCCGCGATATCCCGAGGCTCACCAAGATCGTGTTGGAAACCCCGGTGGGAAGCGGGCCGTACAACAGCATGAGCATCGGCGAGACGCCGATTATCACGGTCGCACCGGCGATCGCCAACGCCGTCCATGACGCCGTGGGCGTAAGAATTAAATCCCTCCCGCTGACGGCGGAAAAAGTCCTGGCGGGTCTAAATAATAAAGGAAAGCGTCGTTGA
- a CDS encoding Rieske 2Fe-2S domain-containing protein: MSERDYADLVHTGRETLAGRYLRRFWQPVYRAEDLKSGRAMPIRIMSEDFTLYRGESGAAHIVASRCAHRGTQLSAGWVEDDCIRCFYHGWKYDGSGQCVEQPGEEESFAAKVRIQSCPTREYLGLIFAYFGAGEPPPLPRYPEFERPGTIDAYPPEYWPCNYFNRIDNACDAAHLTFAHRESRRAIQSVRELPQISAEETDYGVVTSMTPPGKPTMTLHFHMPNINCFFQAELKLRDPLNPSAKGQVGRLLFRVPVDDERCVSFPLDHVPLTGKAGEEYLERRRGVERAQLATGRDPVELGENVLNGKLRIEDVTKKDPANLKTLTSVEDYVAQVGQGTMVNHAGERLGRMDAGILLVRKLWQRELQAMAEGKPMKTWQRTAELNTPPEI, from the coding sequence ATGAGCGAGCGTGATTATGCCGATTTGGTCCACACGGGCAGGGAGACCCTGGCCGGGCGCTACCTCAGGAGATTCTGGCAGCCTGTCTATCGGGCCGAAGATCTCAAGTCCGGACGGGCGATGCCGATACGCATCATGAGCGAGGATTTCACGCTTTACCGGGGCGAGAGCGGCGCCGCCCATATCGTAGCGTCTCGCTGCGCCCATCGAGGAACGCAACTATCCGCAGGGTGGGTGGAGGACGACTGTATCCGCTGTTTTTATCACGGCTGGAAGTACGATGGATCGGGCCAATGCGTGGAGCAGCCGGGCGAAGAAGAGTCTTTCGCCGCCAAGGTGCGCATTCAGAGTTGCCCGACGCGGGAATATCTGGGGCTGATCTTCGCTTATTTCGGCGCGGGTGAGCCGCCGCCGCTCCCGCGCTATCCGGAGTTCGAGCGGCCGGGAACGATCGATGCCTACCCGCCTGAATATTGGCCGTGCAACTATTTTAACCGCATCGACAATGCCTGCGACGCGGCTCATCTGACCTTCGCCCATCGGGAATCACGGCGTGCGATACAAAGCGTGCGAGAGCTGCCGCAAATATCCGCCGAGGAAACCGACTACGGCGTCGTAACCAGCATGACCCCGCCGGGAAAACCGACTATGACTTTGCATTTCCACATGCCCAACATCAACTGCTTTTTTCAGGCCGAGCTGAAGCTCCGCGATCCGCTGAACCCGTCGGCCAAAGGGCAAGTGGGCCGCCTGCTGTTTCGCGTTCCCGTCGACGATGAGCGCTGCGTGAGTTTTCCGCTCGACCACGTGCCGCTGACGGGTAAAGCCGGTGAAGAGTATCTCGAACGGCGTCGCGGCGTGGAACGGGCGCAACTCGCGACCGGGAGAGATCCGGTCGAGCTGGGCGAAAACGTCCTGAACGGAAAGCTGCGGATCGAGGACGTCACGAAGAAGGATCCCGCCAACCTCAAAACGCTTACCAGCGTCGAAGATTACGTGGCGCAGGTGGGCCAGGGAACCATGGTCAACCATGCCGGCGAGCGACTGGGCAGGATGGATGCCGGTATTCTGCTCGTCAGGAAACTCTGGCAACGAGAGCTGCAAGCTATGGCGGAGGGGAAGCCGATGAAGACGTGGCAACGGACGGCGGAGTTGAACACTCCGCCGGAAATATAA
- a CDS encoding ABC transporter substrate-binding protein, whose amino-acid sequence MKKCIFHLALLAGLLSFPVPAKAAQDSTPKYGGKLTVGLEKDASTLNPFVRMQSTDLDIRTHVYEALLDTDLKGNIVAALAESWQVSKDGLNYIFKLRQGVKFHNGQTMTAEDVKWAADYAMNPKVGATGGTQLDVVQSVDVVDPKTIRFTLKAPLASFLSRMATLRPFPVVPKGSVAEAAETLTIFPPGTGPFAFKEWKTGRELVLVRFKEYWQKGIPYLDEVVFKPVEDPAVRFASLRAGDVDFIERTPYPFVKKVETGEVRNVKFTAARASGFDRMVFNVVEPPFDNLKLRLAFLHAIDKKEYLRGAYWGYGEPVDQRAYSGSRWFVKLPRQERDIAKVKALLKEAGVSENTEFEVLGRKGVEETYQVLQNQLATAGIKVKFAVLEGGAYSQRTRRGEFQIVILGGSVADDPHEVYAPEYACDEEAVKAKKRRLNYPGYCNKEVDRLLEEAGKISDYKRRFELYSKAVRIIHEEVPVVPLAFIPRFFTYGEKVKGFTTDAVGRFSTTTFGISHLWVDK is encoded by the coding sequence ATGAAGAAATGCATTTTTCATCTCGCTTTGCTGGCGGGTTTGCTCTCGTTTCCGGTGCCGGCAAAGGCGGCGCAGGACTCCACGCCGAAATATGGCGGGAAACTCACTGTGGGCTTGGAAAAAGACGCGTCGACTTTGAATCCCTTCGTCCGCATGCAGTCCACGGATCTCGATATCCGCACGCACGTTTACGAGGCGCTTCTCGACACCGACCTAAAGGGAAATATCGTCGCGGCGCTCGCCGAATCGTGGCAGGTATCGAAAGACGGCTTGAATTATATCTTCAAGCTGCGCCAGGGCGTCAAATTCCATAACGGCCAGACGATGACGGCGGAAGACGTCAAATGGGCCGCCGATTACGCGATGAATCCGAAAGTGGGCGCAACGGGCGGAACTCAACTCGACGTGGTGCAGAGCGTGGACGTGGTGGATCCGAAAACGATTCGCTTCACGCTCAAAGCGCCGCTCGCTTCGTTTCTCTCGCGCATGGCGACACTGCGTCCCTTTCCCGTCGTTCCAAAAGGTTCGGTTGCGGAGGCAGCGGAAACTCTGACGATATTTCCGCCCGGCACCGGACCGTTCGCCTTTAAAGAGTGGAAGACGGGCCGCGAGCTGGTCTTGGTCCGCTTCAAGGAGTACTGGCAAAAGGGGATTCCTTATCTCGATGAAGTCGTCTTCAAGCCCGTCGAAGATCCGGCCGTGCGCTTCGCATCCTTGCGCGCCGGCGACGTGGATTTCATCGAGCGGACGCCCTACCCATTTGTAAAAAAAGTGGAGACAGGGGAGGTTCGTAACGTGAAGTTCACCGCGGCGCGGGCTTCGGGATTCGACCGCATGGTTTTCAACGTCGTCGAGCCGCCCTTCGATAACCTCAAGCTCAGGCTTGCGTTTCTCCATGCCATCGACAAGAAGGAGTATCTTCGCGGCGCCTACTGGGGCTACGGCGAACCGGTCGATCAGCGCGCGTATTCCGGCAGCCGGTGGTTTGTAAAACTCCCGCGCCAGGAGCGGGACATTGCGAAAGTGAAAGCGCTCTTAAAAGAGGCCGGCGTGTCGGAAAATACCGAGTTCGAGGTTCTCGGACGGAAAGGCGTTGAAGAAACTTACCAGGTTTTGCAGAACCAGCTCGCGACGGCGGGGATCAAAGTGAAATTTGCCGTCCTCGAAGGCGGAGCCTACAGCCAGCGAACGAGGCGAGGGGAATTTCAAATCGTCATACTCGGCGGCTCGGTCGCGGACGATCCCCACGAGGTTTATGCGCCCGAATACGCGTGCGACGAAGAGGCGGTGAAGGCGAAAAAGAGACGGCTCAACTATCCCGGCTACTGTAATAAAGAAGTGGACAGACTCCTGGAAGAGGCCGGAAAAATCTCGGACTACAAGAGGCGCTTTGAGCTTTACTCGAAGGCGGTTCGCATCATTCACGAGGAAGTCCCGGTGGTTCCCCTGGCGTTCATCCCGCGGTTCTTCACTTATGGGGAGAAGGTCAAGGGTTTCACGACGGACGCCGTCGGGCGATTCTCGACCACGACGTTCGGCATCTCTCATCTATGGGTCGATAAGTAA